One segment of Cryptococcus neoformans var. grubii H99 chromosome 2, complete sequence DNA contains the following:
- a CDS encoding cytochrome c oxidase assembly protein subunit 11, which yields MASLAGFSTRVAVGAFSCPTCTPRFIRPRSNFLQSLRQYSTPPPPKFAASAVAGGAKPRVTAEEARRAVEAARQRMYQERANKNRSILLYSAGSLFLALGITYAAVPLYRAFCSATGFAGTPMTDTSRFTPDRLYVTPETEGRKRITVHFQSSSAESLPWKFEPVTKSVRVLPGETALAFYTAKNYGDKDLIGIATYNITPDKIAPYFAKVECFCFEEQKIRAGEEVDLPVFFFIDRDIVDEPQLDNLDDVVLNYTFFRARRNDMGHAIPDAPEDVIQKSQGFENYELAKKA from the exons ATGGCTTCATTAGCAGGATTCTCTACTCGTGTGGCGGTCGGTGCATTC TCTTGCCCAACATGCACCCCTCGCTTCATCCGCCCCCGGTCCAATTTTTTACAATCCCTCAGACAATATTCTactccccctccccccaaATTTGCTGCCTCAGCAGTTGCAGGCGGTGCTAAGCCGCGAGTAActgctgaagaagctcgTCGTGCGGTTGAGGCTGCTCGGCAAAGGATGTACCAGGAGAGGGCAAACAAAAACAGAAGTATCCTGTTATACTCTGCTGGTAGT CTGTTCCTTGCCCTCGGTATCACCTACGCCGCCGTCCCTCTCTACCGAGCTTTCTGCTCCGCCACTGGTTTCGCTGGCACTCCCATGACCGACACCTCACGATTCACCCCTGACCGTCTCTATGTCACACCCGAAACTGAAGGTCGTAAGCGTATAACAGTACACTTCCAATCATCTAGCGCAGAATCTTTACCATGGAAATTTGAGCCTGTGACCAAGAGTGTGAGAGTGTTACCTGGTGAAACGGCATTAGCGTTCTACACAGCGAAGAACTATGGTGACAAGGATTTGATTGGTATTGCCACCTACAACATCACACCTGACAAG ATCGCTCCTTACTTCGCCAAGGTCGAATGTTTCTGCTTCGAAGAGCAAAAGATCCGAgcgggagaagaagtggattTGCCAGTatttttcttcatcgaccGTGATATCGTCGATGAGCCTCAATTAGACAACTTGGACGATGTGGTGTTGAACTACACCTTCTTCCG TGCTCGAAGGAATGACATGGGCCACGCCATTCCAGATGCCCCAGAGGATGTCATCCAAAAGTCTCAGGGATTTGAGAATTACGAGCTTGCGAAGAAGGCATAG